One genomic window of [Clostridium] scindens ATCC 35704 includes the following:
- a CDS encoding HAD family hydrolase has protein sequence MKTCIFDLDGTLTDTLESLAFSVKETLKEMGLPQITTDECRSFVGNGARYLMERSLEAAGDRELSRIEEGMEVYGRIFDENCTYLVTPYEGITGTLMQMKDKGIKLAVLSNKPHRQTKKVVERIFGEDVFDCVQGQKEGIARKPDPAGIYRLLEEMQAGREECLYVGDSEVDVETGRNAGVRMVGVSWGFRSREVLRAAGAGTIIDSPEELMQFV, from the coding sequence ATGAAAACTTGTATATTTGATCTTGACGGAACTTTGACCGATACACTGGAATCCTTGGCTTTTTCGGTGAAAGAGACGTTAAAAGAGATGGGACTTCCTCAGATCACTACCGATGAGTGCCGCAGTTTTGTAGGCAACGGCGCGAGATATCTGATGGAACGTTCCCTGGAGGCAGCTGGAGATAGGGAACTTTCAAGAATTGAGGAAGGAATGGAGGTATACGGACGTATATTTGATGAAAACTGTACATATCTTGTAACACCCTATGAAGGCATCACCGGAACGCTTATGCAGATGAAAGACAAGGGAATAAAGCTGGCGGTTCTCTCCAACAAGCCCCATCGGCAGACGAAGAAAGTGGTAGAGCGTATCTTTGGCGAGGATGTGTTTGACTGCGTGCAGGGCCAGAAGGAAGGAATTGCGAGAAAGCCAGATCCTGCCGGAATCTATAGACTGCTGGAGGAGATGCAGGCGGGCAGGGAAGAATGCCTGTATGTGGGGGATTCCGAAGTGGACGTGGAGACAGGCAGAAACGCAGGGGTTCGCATGGTGGGCGTATCCTGGGGGTTCCGGTCAAGAGAAGTATTGAGGGCTGCAGGCGCGGGAACTATCATAGACAGTCCGGAAGAACTGATGCAGTTCGTATGA
- the sigG gene encoding RNA polymerase sporulation sigma factor SigG, which yields MAQGKVEICGVNTAKLPILKEEEKEALFARIKAGDAEAKEEYIKGNLRLVLSVIKRFGGSNENPDDLFQIGCIGLIKAINNFNTELDVKFSTYAVPMIIGEIRRYMRDNNSIRVSRSLRDTAYKAIYAKENYIKQNLKEPTVQEIAEEIGISKEDIVFALDAIQVPMSLQEPVYNDGGDALYVMDQISDTKNKEEKWVEDLSLEAAMQHLGERERYIIKLRFFEGKTQMEVADEIKISQAQVSRLEKNALRLMRQYLT from the coding sequence ATGGCACAGGGAAAAGTTGAAATATGTGGTGTGAATACGGCAAAGCTTCCAATCCTGAAAGAAGAGGAAAAGGAAGCTTTGTTTGCGCGCATAAAAGCAGGGGATGCAGAGGCGAAGGAAGAATATATCAAAGGAAATCTACGCCTTGTGCTCAGCGTGATAAAGCGGTTTGGAGGAAGCAATGAGAATCCGGATGACCTGTTCCAGATCGGCTGCATCGGCCTGATCAAGGCGATCAATAATTTTAATACGGAACTGGATGTGAAGTTTTCTACTTATGCGGTGCCCATGATCATTGGCGAGATCAGGCGCTATATGCGGGACAATAATTCCATCCGTGTCAGCCGGTCGCTTCGTGATACGGCTTATAAGGCGATCTATGCAAAAGAGAATTATATCAAGCAGAACCTAAAAGAGCCCACAGTCCAGGAGATTGCGGAAGAGATCGGAATATCCAAAGAGGACATCGTGTTTGCCCTGGACGCCATTCAGGTTCCTATGAGCCTTCAGGAGCCGGTATATAATGACGGAGGCGATGCCCTGTATGTAATGGATCAGATCAGCGACACAAAGAATAAGGAAGAAAAATGGGTGGAGGACTTGTCTTTGGAAGCGGCGATGCAGCACTTAGGGGAACGGGAACGGTATATTATCAAACTGCGGTTCTTTGAGGGCAAGACGCAGATGGAAGTTGCCGACGAGATCAAGATTTCCCAGGCTCAGGTAAGCCGCCTGGAAAAGAATGCGCTGCGGCTGATGCGCCAATATCTCACTTAA
- a CDS encoding Na/Pi cotransporter family protein: MEINDLLMLPGGLALFLYGMQMMSTGLETAAGNKMKTILEKLTSNRFKGVLAGAAITAVIQSSSATTVMVVGFVNSGLMTLSQAVWVIMGANIGTTITGQLIALDIGAIAPLIAFISVAVILFSKNDKVKHISSIFAGLGVLFIGMDMMGEAMEPLQSSPAFLNIMTTFQNPLAGILIGAVFTAIIQSSSASVGILQALAATGAIPLSGAVYILFGQNIGTCITAVLASIGTKVNAKRTTVIHLLFNIIGTLIFTCICMATPFVSFMETLTGNPVAQIANVHTTFNIVTTLILLPFGGLMAKAAVRLLPDTKSSEPQRRKLEYIAPFEGHYSMGHAAVVLSQLSNEVSRMSGMARDNVEAAYNALLNDDAKALEAIEEQESYIDYLNEEIAKYIVSLMSVEMSEKDSKCINNYYMIISNIERIGDHAMNIAEYLKSLKKWSVRFSDNAISEIRKMKQVSLKLLECLERADGENSQFLLEQAAKYENLIDDMQKKYLKRQIKRIRKGNCKAEAGILFSELLTDFERIGDYALNLAELYADM, translated from the coding sequence ATGGAAATAAACGATCTCTTAATGCTGCCCGGCGGGCTGGCCCTATTCTTGTATGGCATGCAGATGATGAGTACCGGGCTTGAGACCGCCGCAGGCAACAAGATGAAGACGATCCTTGAGAAGCTGACCTCCAATCGCTTCAAAGGTGTTCTGGCAGGCGCTGCCATTACAGCTGTCATCCAATCTTCTTCCGCCACCACCGTCATGGTCGTAGGCTTCGTCAATTCCGGCCTAATGACTTTAAGCCAGGCCGTATGGGTAATTATGGGAGCCAATATAGGAACCACGATCACCGGACAGCTGATTGCGCTGGATATCGGGGCAATCGCGCCTTTGATCGCATTTATAAGCGTTGCAGTCATATTGTTTTCCAAGAATGATAAAGTAAAGCATATCAGTTCCATTTTTGCAGGCCTGGGCGTACTGTTCATCGGAATGGATATGATGGGCGAGGCGATGGAGCCGCTGCAGTCATCTCCTGCTTTTCTGAACATTATGACCACCTTCCAGAATCCACTTGCGGGCATACTGATCGGCGCCGTATTTACTGCTATAATCCAGTCCTCCTCAGCTTCGGTGGGAATCTTGCAGGCTCTGGCAGCCACGGGGGCAATCCCCTTATCCGGCGCTGTCTATATCCTGTTCGGACAGAATATCGGCACTTGCATTACCGCTGTCCTGGCTTCCATCGGCACAAAGGTCAACGCAAAGCGTACCACGGTGATCCATCTGCTGTTTAACATCATAGGCACGCTGATTTTTACCTGCATCTGCATGGCAACACCTTTCGTATCCTTTATGGAGACGCTGACTGGCAATCCTGTAGCACAGATAGCCAACGTTCACACCACGTTTAATATTGTAACTACGCTGATCCTTCTGCCTTTTGGCGGCCTCATGGCCAAGGCGGCCGTCCGGCTGCTCCCGGACACAAAATCCAGCGAGCCCCAAAGAAGGAAGCTGGAATACATCGCGCCTTTTGAAGGACATTATTCCATGGGACATGCCGCCGTTGTCCTCTCCCAGCTTAGCAATGAAGTGTCCAGAATGTCCGGCATGGCAAGAGACAATGTAGAAGCCGCTTATAACGCGCTTTTAAATGATGATGCGAAAGCCCTGGAAGCCATTGAGGAACAAGAGTCCTACATAGATTACCTGAATGAGGAGATTGCAAAATATATCGTAAGCCTGATGTCTGTGGAGATGTCCGAGAAAGATTCCAAGTGTATCAATAATTATTACATGATCATCAGCAATATAGAAAGAATCGGAGACCATGCGATGAACATCGCTGAATATCTGAAGTCCTTGAAAAAATGGTCCGTTCGCTTCTCCGACAACGCCATCTCGGAGATACGCAAGATGAAGCAGGTGAGTCTTAAGCTCCTGGAATGTCTGGAACGCGCGGATGGAGAAAACAGCCAGTTTCTTCTGGAGCAGGCCGCGAAATATGAAAATCTCATCGATGATATGCAGAAGAAATACCTGAAACGGCAGATAAAAAGGATTCGCAAAGGAAATTGCAAGGCCGAGGCTGGCATCCTTTTTTCCGAACTGCTCACGGACTTTGAGCGAATTGGTGACTATGCCCTTAATCTGGCTGAATTATATGCTGATATGTAA
- a CDS encoding MBL fold metallo-hydrolase RNA specificity domain-containing protein codes for MRLSCIGAAHEVTGSCHLLEACGKNILIDCGMEQGPDLYENQEIPVTAKEIDYILLTHAHIDHSGKIPLLCRQGFKGDVVTTFATSDLCNIMLRDSAHIQESESEWRNRKAKRSGEETYEPLYTMEDADAAIKLLAPCDYGQKITLCEGIEVRFNDMGHLLGSASIEVWITEDGISKKVVFSGDVGNTNQPIIRDPQKVAEADYVVIESTYGDRTHGDEVPDYIGEFTKILKETFDKGGNVVIPSFAVGRTQELLYFIREIKEKRLLPQYQGFEVYVDSPLAIEATNVFNKNVKSCFDEEAMALVEKGINPLIFPGLKTTITSDESRMINFDDKPKVIISASGMCEAGRIRHHLKHNLWRRECTICFVGYQAVGTLGRKLIEGAQSVKLFGENITVNARIVDVKGISGHADMNGLLNWLKGFTHKPDRVIVVHGEDTVTDHFAKLVEDTIGCPTFAPYSGGCVDLASNEILSEGVKMPKKAAEKPARAKATAAFGRVVAAAKRLLDVVYKNEGLANKDLAKFENQIHNLADKWDRD; via the coding sequence ATGAGGCTTAGCTGTATTGGTGCAGCCCACGAAGTAACTGGAAGCTGTCATCTGTTGGAAGCATGCGGGAAAAATATCTTGATCGACTGTGGTATGGAGCAGGGGCCTGATCTGTATGAGAATCAGGAAATTCCTGTGACGGCAAAGGAGATTGACTATATTCTTCTGACCCATGCGCATATCGATCATTCCGGAAAGATTCCGCTTCTTTGCAGGCAGGGATTCAAAGGCGATGTTGTGACGACCTTCGCTACTTCAGATTTGTGCAACATCATGCTGCGAGACAGCGCGCACATCCAGGAATCAGAATCAGAATGGAGGAATCGCAAGGCTAAGAGAAGCGGCGAGGAGACATATGAGCCGCTCTATACTATGGAAGATGCGGATGCAGCCATCAAATTGCTGGCGCCCTGCGATTACGGGCAAAAGATCACATTATGCGAAGGCATAGAAGTCCGGTTCAATGATATGGGGCATCTGCTTGGATCCGCCAGTATCGAAGTGTGGATTACGGAAGATGGGATTTCAAAAAAGGTGGTATTTTCAGGAGACGTAGGAAATACCAACCAGCCCATTATCAGAGATCCGCAGAAGGTAGCCGAGGCAGACTACGTGGTGATCGAATCCACTTACGGAGATAGGACCCATGGCGATGAGGTGCCGGATTATATCGGAGAATTTACGAAGATATTGAAGGAGACCTTTGATAAGGGCGGCAATGTGGTCATTCCATCTTTTGCGGTTGGCAGAACCCAGGAACTGCTATATTTTATCAGAGAGATCAAGGAAAAAAGGCTATTGCCCCAGTACCAGGGCTTTGAAGTCTATGTAGACAGCCCGCTGGCGATTGAAGCCACCAACGTATTTAATAAGAATGTGAAATCCTGCTTTGATGAAGAGGCGATGGCTCTGGTGGAAAAAGGGATAAATCCGCTGATCTTTCCTGGACTTAAGACCACGATTACAAGCGACGAGTCCAGGATGATCAATTTTGATGATAAGCCCAAGGTTATCATTTCTGCATCTGGAATGTGCGAGGCTGGCCGTATCCGCCATCATTTGAAGCATAATCTGTGGCGGCGCGAGTGTACGATATGCTTCGTAGGCTACCAGGCAGTTGGGACGCTGGGACGCAAGCTGATCGAGGGCGCGCAGAGCGTCAAGCTCTTTGGCGAGAATATTACGGTGAATGCACGGATCGTGGATGTGAAAGGAATCAGCGGCCACGCAGATATGAACGGGCTGCTGAACTGGCTGAAAGGGTTTACACACAAGCCTGACAGGGTGATCGTAGTGCACGGCGAAGATACGGTGACGGATCACTTCGCGAAATTGGTGGAAGACACGATAGGCTGTCCGACATTTGCGCCATATTCAGGCGGATGCGTGGATCTTGCTTCCAATGAGATCCTAAGCGAAGGCGTGAAGATGCCAAAGAAGGCGGCGGAGAAGCCGGCAAGAGCCAAGGCGACGGCGGCGTTTGGGCGAGTGGTCGCTGCGGCGAAGCGGCTGCTTGACGTGGTATATAAGAATGAAGGCCTTGCAAACAAGGACCTTGCAAAGTTTGAGAATCAGATCCATAATCTTGCGGATAAATGGGATCGCGACTGA
- the sigE gene encoding RNA polymerase sporulation sigma factor SigE, producing the protein MIIKVAVPHQFKLKVIPDFKALLFPDKKDVHYIGGSDILPAPLNTEEETAAINDLGSEDEEEAKKTLIEHNLRLVVYIAKKFDNTGVGVEDLISIGTIGLIKAINTFNPEKNIKLATYASRCIENEILMYLRRNNKTKMEVSIDEPLNVDWDGNELLLSDILGTDEDTIYKDLENEVERKLLVKAISRLSGRERTIIKMRFGLGTPDGEEKTQKEVADMLGISQSYISRLEKKIMQRLKREMVKYS; encoded by the coding sequence ATGATAATAAAAGTAGCAGTACCGCATCAATTTAAACTAAAGGTAATACCCGACTTCAAAGCGCTGCTTTTCCCGGACAAGAAGGATGTCCATTACATAGGCGGCTCCGATATACTGCCTGCGCCCCTTAATACCGAGGAAGAGACGGCGGCTATCAATGACTTGGGATCGGAGGACGAAGAGGAAGCAAAGAAGACGCTGATCGAGCATAACCTGAGACTTGTGGTGTATATCGCGAAGAAATTCGACAATACAGGAGTCGGTGTAGAGGATTTAATTTCTATAGGCACGATTGGATTGATAAAAGCAATTAATACGTTTAATCCGGAGAAGAATATCAAGTTGGCAACCTATGCTTCCAGGTGCATAGAGAATGAAATCCTGATGTATCTTCGCAGGAATAACAAGACAAAGATGGAGGTATCCATCGATGAGCCGCTGAATGTGGACTGGGACGGGAATGAGCTGCTGCTCTCGGATATTCTGGGGACGGACGAGGATACCATTTATAAAGATTTGGAGAACGAAGTGGAACGGAAACTTCTGGTCAAAGCCATCAGCCGCCTGTCCGGGCGAGAGCGAACCATTATCAAGATGAGGTTTGGGCTGGGAACGCCGGATGGCGAGGAGAAGACCCAGAAAGAAGTAGCAGATATGCTGGGGATCTCCCAATCTTACATCTCAAGGCTTGAGAAAAAGATCATGCAGCGGTTAAAACGGGAGATGGTAAAGTATTCATAG
- a CDS encoding sigma-E processing peptidase SpoIIGA, whose translation MYYELYIDVFFTVNFTMDYILLVAVRKMLKCPARHGRIALGALLGSALTCLVIILPVPYTFVKFVLFHGMVNVLMIRAGLLVKWGSDMLKAWILLYISGFLTGGVFQFLGQYMRIGSLFFVLAVASYYVVSGIWSLISYLSRQNQYRCQADLYMNGRKCQVQALIDTGNSLRDELTGKPVCILDQDVARELLAGSEAVKLRYIPYHSIGKKDGVMPLVTLDKMCIRNDKKQWIAEPMAAICENEMTADKYKMIINPEILVGGIDDDNKSSSTASI comes from the coding sequence GTGTATTATGAATTGTACATAGACGTGTTTTTCACGGTGAACTTTACGATGGATTATATCCTTCTTGTGGCTGTAAGGAAGATGCTGAAATGTCCAGCCAGGCATGGACGCATTGCATTAGGAGCGCTCCTGGGATCAGCACTGACTTGTCTGGTTATAATTCTTCCAGTTCCCTATACGTTTGTCAAATTCGTACTGTTCCATGGCATGGTGAATGTTTTAATGATCAGGGCAGGGCTTTTAGTCAAGTGGGGATCAGATATGCTGAAGGCCTGGATACTGCTGTATATCAGCGGGTTCCTGACAGGTGGGGTGTTTCAATTCCTCGGACAGTATATGCGGATCGGAAGCCTGTTCTTTGTGCTGGCAGTAGCCAGTTACTATGTGGTGTCCGGCATCTGGAGCCTGATTTCCTATCTTTCCAGGCAGAACCAGTACAGATGCCAGGCAGACCTTTATATGAATGGAAGGAAATGTCAGGTACAGGCGTTGATTGATACGGGAAACAGCCTGAGGGATGAACTGACAGGAAAGCCGGTATGCATTCTGGATCAGGATGTGGCAAGAGAACTTCTCGCGGGGAGCGAGGCAGTCAAATTACGCTACATTCCCTATCATTCCATCGGCAAGAAGGATGGGGTCATGCCTCTTGTGACGTTGGATAAGATGTGCATACGCAATGACAAAAAGCAATGGATTGCAGAACCGATGGCGGCTATTTGCGAGAATGAGATGACCGCTGATAAATATAAGATGATTATAAATCCTGAGATTTTGGTAGGAGGAATAGATGATGATAATAAAAGTAGCAGTACCGCATCAATTTAA
- the ftsZ gene encoding cell division protein FtsZ — protein sequence MLEIKTNESEAAAKIIVVGVGGGGNNAVNRMIDEQIAGVEFIAINTDKQALQLCKAPTLMQIGDKITKGLGAGARPEIGEKAAEESAEEISAALKGADMVFVTCGMGGGTGTGATPVVARIAKEQGALTVGVVTKPFRFESKTRMNNALAGIEKLKESVDTLIVIPNDKLLEVVDRRTTMPEALKKADEVLQQGIQGITDLINVPSLINLDFADVQTVMTDKGIAHIGIGQGRGDDKALEAVKQAVASPLLETTIAGASHVIINVSGDITLMDASDAAEYVQELAGEDANIIFGAMYDDSRADEATITVIATGLHNVGGSASKLKARLENPRVSSVPHTAATHAQGYERPVQPAQTSQASPRIDFGMAPTKGGGTTTAAKRSVGGTTPSLETPRTPTSKVKEQSIKIPDFFKK from the coding sequence TTGCTAGAAATTAAAACGAACGAATCAGAAGCAGCGGCAAAAATAATTGTTGTTGGAGTCGGAGGGGGCGGTAATAACGCCGTCAACCGAATGATCGACGAGCAGATTGCCGGTGTTGAATTTATAGCCATTAATACAGATAAACAGGCATTGCAGTTATGTAAGGCTCCGACGCTTATGCAGATTGGGGACAAGATCACCAAGGGGCTGGGAGCAGGCGCAAGGCCCGAGATTGGAGAAAAGGCAGCAGAAGAAAGCGCAGAGGAGATATCAGCCGCATTAAAAGGCGCGGATATGGTATTCGTAACCTGCGGCATGGGCGGCGGCACTGGTACCGGAGCGACGCCTGTGGTTGCGCGGATTGCGAAAGAACAGGGAGCGCTGACGGTAGGCGTTGTGACAAAGCCTTTCCGCTTCGAGTCAAAGACACGTATGAATAATGCCCTTGCGGGAATTGAAAAATTAAAAGAAAGCGTGGATACTCTGATTGTTATCCCGAATGATAAACTTCTGGAAGTGGTAGACAGACGCACCACCATGCCGGAGGCCCTTAAGAAGGCGGATGAAGTATTGCAGCAAGGTATCCAGGGTATTACAGACCTTATCAATGTACCTTCTCTTATTAACCTTGACTTTGCCGATGTCCAGACGGTTATGACGGACAAAGGAATCGCGCATATCGGTATCGGACAGGGACGTGGCGATGATAAGGCTCTTGAGGCAGTTAAGCAGGCTGTTGCCAGTCCGCTTCTTGAGACAACCATTGCCGGTGCTTCTCATGTTATCATCAACGTATCCGGCGATATCACCCTTATGGATGCATCGGATGCGGCAGAGTACGTACAGGAACTGGCAGGAGAGGATGCTAACATCATCTTCGGTGCTATGTATGATGATTCCAGGGCTGATGAGGCGACCATTACGGTTATTGCCACAGGCCTTCATAATGTGGGAGGAAGCGCTTCTAAACTGAAAGCAAGACTTGAAAACCCAAGAGTTTCTTCCGTGCCTCATACAGCGGCAACGCATGCCCAGGGATATGAAAGGCCGGTACAGCCGGCGCAGACTTCCCAGGCATCTCCAAGGATTGACTTTGGCATGGCGCCCACGAAAGGCGGCGGCACTACCACTGCGGCAAAGCGTTCGGTAGGAGGGACTACGCCATCCTTAGAGACTCCAAGAACCCCAACCAGCAAGGTGAAGGAACAGTCTATCAAGATACCGGATTTCTTTAAGAAATAA
- a CDS encoding cell division protein FtsQ/DivIB: MGKEKRQKEEKPGKRKKKSHRLYALVVLLLGIAIIALGVLILFYVQKIEISGNEYCTDQEIADTVQSDKYSINTLYILGKYALGYGEQLPCLESMEVGLKAPWVLKVTVKEKPIVGYVRNGEDYAYFDKAGLVVSESSSLIEGLPCIEGIEVKDIKLYKQLRSDDTRIFEEILETSKEVVKYHLSTDRIVCKDDKIYLHIGKVCVSLGKNVSSEQIAQIAPIMEKLGDQEGTLHLENYSETTETITFDIGEFPEEK, translated from the coding sequence ATGGGAAAAGAAAAGCGTCAGAAAGAGGAAAAGCCGGGAAAAAGAAAGAAGAAGTCCCACCGCCTGTACGCGCTGGTGGTCCTTCTGCTGGGAATCGCGATTATCGCGCTGGGCGTTCTGATTCTTTTTTATGTACAGAAGATAGAGATCAGCGGCAATGAATACTGCACGGATCAGGAGATCGCCGATACGGTGCAAAGTGATAAGTATTCCATTAATACGCTGTATATTCTTGGAAAATACGCGCTGGGATACGGAGAGCAGCTCCCATGCCTGGAAAGCATGGAAGTTGGGCTTAAGGCTCCTTGGGTACTCAAGGTTACAGTGAAGGAGAAGCCCATCGTAGGATATGTGCGCAATGGAGAGGATTATGCATATTTTGACAAGGCGGGGTTGGTGGTTTCAGAGTCGTCTTCCCTGATCGAGGGCCTGCCATGCATCGAGGGGATCGAGGTAAAGGATATTAAGCTGTACAAGCAGTTAAGGAGCGATGATACCAGGATATTTGAAGAAATACTGGAGACGTCCAAGGAAGTCGTGAAGTATCATCTGTCTACGGATCGTATTGTATGTAAGGATGACAAGATCTATCTGCATATCGGAAAAGTATGCGTAAGCCTAGGGAAAAACGTATCTTCCGAGCAGATTGCGCAGATTGCACCAATCATGGAAAAACTGGGAGATCAGGAAGGAACTCTTCATTTAGAAAATTATTCCGAGACAACTGAGACAATTACCTTTGATATTGGAGAATTTCCGGAAGAAAAATAA